A genomic window from Leishmania major strain Friedlin complete genome, chromosome 16 includes:
- a CDS encoding protein tyrosine phosphatase-like protein, with the protein MEVNATLIDCCDPQKPSRVLFHFLILDAPSPSNLPTYIKELQHRGVRHLVRVCGPTYDATLVKSRGIDVHSWPFDDGAPPTRAVLDSWLKLLDTELARQQEDPSVPPPTIGVHCVAGLGRAPILVALALVEYGNVSALDAIALIREKRKGAINQTQMHWITKYKRRHQGAGCVIM; encoded by the coding sequence ATGGAGGTGAACGCTACGCTGATCGACTGCTGCGACCCGCAGAAGCCGTCGAGGGTGCTCTTTCACTTTCTCATCCTCGACGCGCCGTCCCCCAGCAACCTCCCGACATACatcaaggagctgcagcaccgcggcgtgCGGCACTTGGTGCGGGTATGCGGCCCGACCTACGACGCCACCCTTGTCAAGAGCAGGGGCATTGATGTCCACAGCTGGCCAttcgacgacggcgcgcctCCGACGCGTGCGGTGCTTGACAGCTGGCTGAAGCTGCTCGACACGGAGCTTGCGCGTCAGCAGGAGGATCCCTCCGTGCCTCCGCCAACCATCGGCGTGCACTGCGTGGCGGGCCTGGGCCGCGCACCAATcttggtggcgctggcgctggtggagTACGGCAACGTATCTGCACTAGACGCTATCGCACTGATCCGCGAGAAGCGCAAGGGTGCAATTAATCAGACACAGATGCACTGGATCACCAAGTACAAGCGTCGCCACCAGGGTGCGGGCTGCGTGATCATGTAG
- a CDS encoding protein tyrosine phosphatase-likie protein: MDINGTIVDCKRNGTDEVIFRFLILDAPSPSSLPTYVKLLQRQNVHHLVRACGPTYNAELVEKNGIQVHGWTFDDGAPPTRVVIDSWLDLLSLEAGKTPPETIAVHCVAGLGRAPILVALALVEYGNMAPLDAVGYVRERRKGAINQVQLNWLMRYRPRHHQASDRSLVCTNCVIL; encoded by the coding sequence ATGGACATCAACGGCACCATTGTGGACTGCAAGCGCAACGGCACTGACGAGGTCATTTTCCGCTTCCTCATCCTTGACGCACCGAGCCCGAGCAGCCTGCCCACCTACGTGaagctcctgcagcggcaaAATGTGCACCACCTCGTCCGCGCCTGCGGCCCTACCTACAACGCCGAGCTGGTGGAAAAGAACGGCATCCAGGTGCATGGGTGGACCTTCGACGACGGAGCGCCGCCAACGCGGGTGGTGATTGACAGTTGGCTCGACCTGCTATCTCTGGAGGCCGGCAAGACGCCGCCGGAGACTATCGCGGTCCATTGCGTGGCGGGTCTGGGACGGGCACCGATCTTGGTTGCACTGGCACTGGTGGAGTACGGCAACATGGCTCCGCTGGACGCCGTGGGCTATGTTCGAGAGCGGCGGAAGGGTGCCATCAACCAGGTGCAGCTGAACTGGCTCATGCGATACAGGCCGCGCCATCACCAGGCGAGTGATCGTTCTCTTGTCTGTACCAACTGCGTCATCCTGTGA
- a CDS encoding mitochondrial ornithine transporter 1-like protein, translating into MTDAIIHLTAGTVAGMTGVLLDYPLDTVKTRMQVSRCANVPRRYSPTAVMAASSLSAAAPATYWQCVSQLYQRGGIRSFYCGLSVPLAAQGAEAAVVFSVYNVSLQHFLRKEQLQHQEQERPRLSGSPGDHKARSHRHQQMHGKHEQPQQQPHVSVWSSPAHWKASACAGLAVSLILTPVEMLKCNMQMESARPYWRRRHTTVRGLARHLVASQGLRGLYTGVTGTMTRAVLGNMAYFVSYEQCREWLAQRFAPSRSDGEAAPIWHSMLAGGISGCCYWSIAYPADVAKTKMQVCPTARQQGFTRTLASLYHSGGVEALFRGWGVTVVRAFLSSSIVFTTHEHSSSALRELSSVYRVLARDSAAASASSAACEPQEKLISHRY; encoded by the coding sequence ATGACGGACGCTATCATCCACCTCACGGCGGGCACCGTGGCGGGTATGACCGGCGTTCTCCTCGACTACCCGCTCGATACCGTAAAGACGCGCATGCAAGTGAGCAGGTGCGCAAACGTGCCCCGCCGCTACAGTCCCACGGCAGTCATGGCAGCGAGCAGCCtgagcgctgccgcgccggcgacgtACTGGCAGTGCGTTTCCCAGCTGTATCAACGCGGCGGTATTCGATCATTTTACTGCGGCCTGAGTGTGCCGCTCGCAGCCCAGGGCGCCGAGGCCGCCGTTGTCTTCTCGGTCTACAACGTATCTCTGCAGCACTTTCTGCGCAAGGAGCAGCTACAGCACCAGGAGCAAGAGCGGCCAAGGTTGTCGGGGTCTCCGGGTGATCACAAGGCACGATCCCATCGGCATCAGCAAATGCACGGCAAACATGAGcagccccagcagcagccgcacgtgtctgtgtggaGCTCGCCGGCGCACTGGAAAGCCTCGGCGTGTGCGGGTCTCGCCGTGTCGCTCATCTTGACGCCGGTAGAAATGCTCAAGTGCAACATGCAGATGGAGAGCGCCAGGCCGTACTGGAGGCGGCGCCATACGACGGTGCGCGGCCTCGCTCGTCACCTGGTGGCGTCGCAAGGTTTGCGTGGTCTCTACACTGGGGTGACCGGCACTATGACGCGTGCTGTGCTGGGCAACATGGCGTACTTTGTGTCCTATGAGCAATGCCGGGAGTGGCTGGCGCAGAGGTTTGCCCCATCGCGCAGCGATGGCGAAGCTGCTCCGATTTGGCACTCCATGCTCGCCGGCGGAATCAGTGGGTGCTGCTACTGGAGCATCGCCTATCCGGCCGACGTGGCCAAGACGAAAATGCAGGTTTGTCCTACAGCGCGACAGCAAGGCTTTACGAGGACGCTTGCTAGCTTGTACCACAGCGGAGGAGTGGAGGCGCTGTTCCGAGGTTGGGGCGTCACGGTGGTGCGAGCGTTCTTGTCGAGCAGCATCGTCTTCACCACCCAcgagcacagcagcagcgccttgcgGGAACTCTCTTCCGTGTAtcgtgtgcttgcgcgcgacagtgccgcggcgtcggcatcgAGCGCGGCCTGTGAGCCGCAAGAGAAGCTGATTTCTCACCGCTACTGA
- a CDS encoding histone acetyltransferase-like protein: MSSDSDTEGEAPSGTQSHAHWNRIEHKLANLPTLERLMQESDPNDFSSADVEEASRFVRDIVATAPQCSTDIEKAQRQLQRKYRRVFKKSLLLAGYKHLLRESMKAANDVNTLVQPHQESCDSSGALTAAAAAAVLPDMEDAVSPPPPSAPGTLPSPSLKTSVVCPVLERYLVFKAPRSQSGVLVVTVFTSAYPDGQNFSCQWNCYYCPNEPGQPRSYLLNEPGVRRANRLEFDPYRQFEERVRSLVAIGHPADKVELLVLGGTWESYPHPYRERFIRDLFYAANTMFDPPRAPRRPPLDLLQEQLLNESAQCKIIGVTLETRPDTINPEMLVELRRFGCTRVQLGVQHTDDGILTLVNRQSTREDTANAIKLLKDSCFKVDIHLMPDLPGASPTVDKAMFDDVLDSPYLQADQWKIYPCQTTPFSVIEQWYKDGKYTPYGLENLIDVLLYAKARVHPWIRINRVIRDIPVDYVLAGVEVANLRQLLAHKLRERGERCCCIRCREIKGDSAVTEKLKSATPQERRYEASEGTEVFLSVEMPTDDATILGFLRLRLNIRNWETPFAELLPCALIRELHVYGNLLPTYVEEAGRSHTPAAQHSGIGQRLLQRAEAIAREEGYSQIAVISGVGVRGYYKRRGYRLLAAHRGCFLVKNLDVGDGLTGAPTTDPQDEPLEFSLERDEALLQRVTANRTAPASPIPGGVPPPGVVTLAAVRTQAVAWYGQLRTSVAQWWSARKRCRGEETEWQQRSDEEGRAEAAARTL, from the coding sequence ATGTCCTCTGATAGTGACACGGAGGGTGAGGCGCCGTCGGGGACGCAGTCGCATGCGCACTGGAACCGGATCGAGCACAAGTTGGCTAATCTGCCGACGCTGGAGCGGCTTATGCAGGAGTCGGATCCAAACGACTTCTCCAGCGCGgatgtggaggaggcgtcgCGATTTGTGCGAGATATCGTGGCGACTGCGCCGCAGTGCAGCACAGACATCGAGAAGGCTCAGCGTCAGCTTCAAAGGAAGTACCGTCGCGTGTTCAAGAAGTCACTGCTACTCGCGGGGTAcaagcacctgctgcgcgagtCTATGAAAGCGGCGAATGACGTCAACACACTTGTACAGCCGCACCAGGAGAGCTGTGACTCTTCTGGTGCActcactgctgctgctgctgctgctgttctccCGGACATGGAAGACGCCGTatcaccgccgcccccgTCCGCGCCTGGGACTTTGCCGTCCCCCAGTCTGAAGACGTCTGTGGTGTGTCCAGTGCTGGAGCGCTACCTCGTGTTCAAGGCTCCGCGTAGTCAGTCCGGCGTGCTGGTCGTTACTGTGTTCACCTCCGCTTACCCGGACGGGCAGAACTTCAGCTGCCAGTGGAACTGTTATTACTGCCCCAACGAGCCGGGTCAGCCACGCAGCTACTTGCTGAACGAGCCCGGCGTGCGGCGGGCGAATCGCCTCGAGTTCGACCCGTACCGCCAGTTCGAAGAGCGCGTCCGCTCTCTTGTGGCGATCGGGCACCCCGCCGATAAAGTcgagctgctggtgctgggtGGCACCTGGGAGAGCTACCCGCACCCGTATCGCGAGCGCTTCATCCGCGACCTCTTCTACGCGGCCAACACCATGTTTGATCCCCCGCGCGCTCCGCGACGGCCACCGCTGGACCTGCTccaggagcagctgctgaatGAGTCCGCGCAGTGCAAGATCATTGGAGTGACGCTGGAGACGCGGCCAGACACTATCAACCCAGAGATGCTCGTGGAGCTGCGTCGGTTCGGCTGCACTCGCGTGCAGCTTGGCGTGCAGCACACAGACGACGGCATTCTCACCCTTGTGAATCGCCAGTCTACCCGCGAGGACACCGCCAACGCCATCAAGCTGTTGAAAGACAGCTGCTTCAAGGTCGACATCCATCTCATGCCGGACCTGCCCGGGGCAAGCCCCACCGTCGACAAGGCCATGTTCGATGACGTACTCGACTCCCCGTATCTCCAGGCGGACCAGTGGAAAATCTACCCATGCCAAACAACGCCGTTCTCTGTGATTGAGCAGTGGTACAAGGACGGCAAGTACACACCCTACGGCCTGGAGAACTTGATCGACGTGCTGCTCTATGCGaaggcgcgcgtgcacccGTGGATCCGCATCAACCGCGTCATCCGCGACATTCCGGTGGACTACGTCCTTGCTGGCGTCGAGGTGGCAAACCTGCGTCAACTGCTCGCCCACAAGTTGCGAGAGCGCGGGGAGCGATGCTGCTGCATTCGGTGCCGTGAAATCAAGGGGGACAGCGCAGTCACGGAGAAGCTGAAGTCGGCCACCCCGCAGGAGCGGCGCTACGAGGCAAGCGAAGGGACGGAGGTGTTTCTATCGGTTGAGATGCCGACGGACGACGCGACCATCTTAGGCTTCCTGCGCCTGCGACTGAACATCCGCAACTGGGAGACACCGTTTGCGGAGCTCCTGCCGTGCGCGCTGATTCGCGAGCTGCACGTGTACGGCAATCTCCTGCCCACctacgtggaggaggcgggccGTTCGCATACACCGGCAGCCCAACACAGCGGCATTGGCCAGCGCCTTCTGCAGCGAGCCGAGGCGATCGCCAGGGAGGAAGGGTACAGCCAAATCGCCGTCATCAGCGGCGTAGGCGTCCGCGGGTATTACAAGCGCCGCGGCTACCGACTCCTGGCTGCCCACCGTGGCTGCTTCCTCGTGAAGAACCTTGACGTGGGCGATGGGTTGACTGGCGCGCCGACAACCGACCCCCAGGATGAACCGCTCGAATTTTCTCTTGAGCGCGatgaggcgctgctgcagcgggtgACGGCAAATCGCACGGCGCCAGCCTCACCGATCCCAGGTGGGGTACCGCCCCCCGGCGTAGTCACACTCGCTGCAGTGCGGACGCAGGCGGTTGCATGGTACGGCCAGCTGCGCACCAGCGTTGCGCAGTGGTGGTCAGCGCGAAAGCGATGCCGCGGGGAGGAAACcgagtggcagcagcggagcgacgaggagggacgcgctgaagcagcagcgcgcactcTGTAA